The DNA segment GACCCGCTAGAACTTTCGTCCCACTTCCGCTTCCGGGTCGCCTCAAGAGccgccttaaaaaaaaacccaaaattacaTTGGGCACCTCTAGCCGCGTAAAGTCATAGAGTTGAGATTGGGCCGGGGTTGGGGGGCGGCGCGCCAGCGTGCGTTTAGGAGGCGCTCCTTTCCGGTTGCTTTGCGGGAAGCCGGGCAGCTTTCTGTGGTCTCACTGCTCGGGAAATATTTCCGGTCTGAgggagcagaggcctgggaggagAAAACTTTATTTCTCGGCGGCGCGACATTTGGAACTTAAGGATTAAACTTGGCCTACTTGGTGGTGGGAAGAATTAGAGGAGCGGACAAGGAGGGAAGTGTGGCTGGGAGGCTTCCGAGAGAGCGCCGGAAGTAAGGGGTTTCTTCGGGCCGGCGCGTGCTGTCTTCCTCGCCGTCCGGCTCGTAAGAGACTTGAGTCCAAGGGGTCCTCACCGGCGCGACCGCCGGCAAGTCCATTTTCTGTGCTCTCATTGACTCAGCTACAAAGCGAGTCGTTGACGAGACGTGTTCAGCGTCCAGCCTGGAGAACGGGGTCGTTCCGCTTCAGGCATCGCCCGTGGGATCCGAGGGCCAGAGAGTAAGTTTGGGTTTCTCTCACTGAGCGTCTTTCCTTCGGGAtaggaagggaggagggcaggcaggggaCGACAACTAGAGATGACACTTCGGAGTTTCCTTTGGAAACCGGCCGTCTTCTGTGTGCGCGTCAGTCCTCGTCTTCTCAGTACCCAAATCATAAACAGCAGATGCCAAAGACCATGTCGGCCGGCCCTGATCTTAGTTAACTTGTTTCTAACTTGAATTCTTCTCCCTGGTCCATGTCTGTGGTGTGTTGAGAGATTGAGCATCTGTTTGTGTGGCTGTGCTACGCCTGGGATGTACAGGCATACCGAAGAAGAGTTTATGTGATTCTTTCCCCTGGTTGCCAAAATAACTTGTTTTCCTGAAACCCGTGTTTAGTTTTTAccgttgtatttttaaatttgtttatttgttttggccgtgcctgcagcacatggaagctcccggCTCAGAGATTgattctgtgccacagcagcaacctgagcccctgcagtgagaacgccagatccttaacccgctatgccacagAACTCTGTCACATGAGTTGTTTTTACGTGCTTTACAGTGCTAAGTGCTTTGCTTATGCTCATTCTTAGAGCAGTGCTCTAAGTTAgctattgtttttctttgaagTCTAGAGAAATTGAACAGTCATGAAATACCCAAGGTGGGATTTGAATGCAAGTAGTTCTCCTTAACCTGACCCTGTGTCGTCCCCAGTAAAAGGTCCCTCCCCATCTTTAGAATAGTCCTTCTGAGCCTGCCATCCAAGAAACTCAGGGAGAGGAGCTGACAGTCTCTgcatccctcacccccaccccaggatagGACCCAACAACATGTCTCAGGCCACCAAGAGGAAGCACGTGGTGAAGGAGGTGCTGGGGGAACACATGGTGCCCTCCGAACGGCAGCAGATCGTCAGGGTGAGTGGcactggggtggggacagggtgaCTGTAGCTCAGCAAGGGTTGCAGCTGGCTGATAATGCTGACTGGTTCTTGGTCTCTTCTGGACCAGGTGCTCAGGACCCCAGGGAACAATCTGCATGAGGTGGAGACAGCCCAGGGGCAGCGCTTCCTGGTGAGCATGCCCTCCAAATACCGCAAGAACATCTGGATCAAGAGAGGTGAGAGAGGCAGCCCTTTAGGAGACCAATTCTGACAGCCTTGGCTTCCCCCTCTGCCAGCAGGGCTGacttccctttcccttctctctgtctgTAGGGGACTTTCTCATTGTTGACCCTattgaagagggagagaaagtgaAGGCCGAGATCTCCTTTGTGCTCTGCAGAGATCATGTGCGCGCTCTACAGAAGGAAGGGCTCTGGTAGGGTGAGCCCCTTGGTCACTGGCTGCATGGCTTCTGAGGGACCGACTTCCTAGCActggagttggggggaggggaggtcctGGTGTCCCAGGCTGGATCAGCTGGAAATAGCTTTTTTGCCCAGAGGTTTCTCTGTCCTTTCTGACCTTGGCTCTTCTCTTGGCACAGGCCCCAGGCCTTCTCCGAAGTGGCTGAGAAACACGATGATAACAGTAACAGGTGAGGCACAAGTCTCAGAGCAGGAAGCCAGAAAATGGGGCTTCTGGCTGTGGTGCCCTGAGGGAAAATAGAGCCTTCCTCCCTTCCTATGCAGGGGCCGTGGCAAGCGCTTTTACATGTGTGGTTATGCATATGGCTGGAAAGTCATGTCTtcttcaaatcctggctttgtcAGTTCTGAGTAACTTTAAGCAGGTTAATCTCTTAAGCCTGATTCCATTGCCTGTAAAAATGGGAGCTTTGTAAGAATTACAGAGGCTGTTGGTTCTAAAAGTGCTTAGTATACTATCTGGTAAGCAACGTGGGTTCACTGAGTGTTCGTTGGAGTTGATATTATTAAAACTAGCAGCTCTAGGAGTTTCTTGGTGgtacaggaggttaaggatccagcgttgtcactctAACGGCTtatgttccattcctggcccaggaacgtccaaatgctgcagatgcagccaaagaatatgtgtatgtatgtatattagtAGCTCTAGAAAGCTTtaggcttgggggtggggaggtagtTATTAGCCTGTTTCGCTCTGATTCGCTCCCTGTTTGACTCATCAAGCCACATGGTCCTCCTTTTTGTGGAGCTCCTTGATAGAAGGTCTGGTTTTCCTAGAAGGCATTGGGCTAACTCTGTCCATTTCCCTCACGCAGACAGACTCAGCCAGAActcccagctgagccacagttgtcAGAAGACGAGTCCAACTCTGAAGATGATTCTGACCTTTTTGTTAACACCAACCGCAGACAGTATCGTGAGAGTGAGGAGGAGAGcgaagaggaggaggcagcctgAGACCCCGGACCCACTTCTCCTCTGGCTCAGAGACTCGCCCTTGGATCCTCTGAGCTTGGACATTCCCAGGGTGCTTTGCAGATCTTTCCCCCTGGATGGGGACAAGGCAGGGCCCCTCTCTGAACTGACCTTCTGACATGGGAGAATTAAACCCCTGGTGGGTGGTGACTTAAGCTGGTGTCGGAGTGGCtctctggagggaggagggacatGCGGGTAAAAACGGCCCctttgggagttctctgatggcctagctgGTTAAGAATCGGACCTCACTTCTGTGGCTCAAATCACGGCTGTTGGGCgactttgacccctggcctgggaacttcagcttGTTGCGGGCAAAGCCGAAAAAACCCAAACTGCTCTTTGGTGGTAACCTCATGGGCAGGAATGGCTGGAGTCTTTCCTAGGTTTCCCCCGCTCACTGGGCTCTTAGtaagtgccaggccctgtgctgttCCTCCTTGCATGTGCTTAAGAACTGGGAGCGTCCCCTTCCCCCATTGCCTGCTTGCAGTTATTGGCAGTGCAGGCATTCGGGATCACAGTGGGACTTGGTGCCCACCTGCCTCCAAGAGACACTCAGGGAGAGTTTCACAGTGCCTCGCAAGCTGCTTTCCCCGGCTTTCTAGTCACATGATGCAGGAGTGCCCACCTCCCTGCTGCTGTGTACGTCCCCTGGTTGGTGGTTTCTTTGGCTACTCCAACCATCACTCCTCAGCCCCCTTGCAAACCACATCATCCCATTTCTCCTTGGAAGCTTTTTCCCTCTGACTGTACATTCTCTCTCCTCTTCGCTGGCATTGACCTTTTAGTCACTGCTCAGACATAGAGGTTTACCTCCTGGCTTGGAGTCTTCTACCCCTGCCTCTGATACTGTTTTCTGCATCCCATGGGTGGGCTGTTCAACACCATGGCCCCCTCGTTCCTTGATCTCCCCGTCACTAGTGCCCTTGTCTTCTATTCTAGGCCTGTTTCCTATATCCCTGGTCACTCCGGACCCCTGACATTACTAGAAGTTGCAGTGCCATTTGAATCGAAACACCAGTGCCGGCGCCACCTCCTGGCTTTCTTGCTTACCCGCTCAGCTACTTCCTCTGCAGAAATTCTTTTTCATCCTCCGGCCCTGCAACATTCTCACCATCATTCTCCTGTCTTCACTCCCCTCCTTGCGCAGCATCATTGCCCTGTGTCTGCACCCTGgactccccctctccctccattACGCTCATTCGTAAAGCCTGCCCCTGGTCAGCCCAGTCACACACCTCTGTGCCTGAACCCAAGTAACTGTGAGGGAAGACCGCCGACCTGGCTCACTCGTTGGACCTTAAATTCATACTTGCAGACCGCAGTGGCTGCTCAGCACTGCCCAGCAGGTCCAGCCTGGGATGTCTCACTGAAGACTCTCTTGTTTGCCAGTTCCCCCTCCCCACCGCAGCTCTTACTTCATGAAGAAATAGTAGCCCTGGGAGGGAGTTACCGCCTCCCCGTTACCAACCCTGCAAATGTGTTCCTGGGTCTTCCTGCCGTTTTCCTGCCCGGGCTTGATCCAGTGGGACTTGGGCCTTTCCCTCTTGTGCTTTGGAGCCTGTCCCTTCCTGCCTAAGGACGTCTGTGAGTTTTAGGTTTTACCATCCTCTCTACTGCATGTGTCAGCATCAAACACGCTGTAGACGCTCCCATCTGAAAAACAACCATAAAAACCTGTCACTGATCCCACATCCTCTGGCTACCACTTCATTTTCCTGCTTTTACACTTGCTTAGTGTAGTCTTAAATgtatactctgtgtgtgtgtgtaggtgtacAGACACATATAGAAATACATGAATATGCATCTAAATGCAAAAAGCTAACCAGGTGAGTTAAAGATATGCATGTGTGAGTATGTTTTTAACTTGTCTGAAGTTTATGTATAATGGGAGATGgctaactttttttcttaaagggatAGCCGCTTGTCCCTGTACCATTTATTGGATGGTTCATTCTCTTCTCactgatttaaaatatctttttaaaataaattcagtgcCTGCATATTTCTGGATCTCTTTGGAATCTGGTCTGTTGATACATGTGCACATGCCATGTTTTATAGCATGATTGATACCTCATTCCCCCTCACCTTTGCCCCACCATACCTAAGAACTTTAGAGTGAACTTGTCAGTTCTCGTCGAGACGGTCTCATGAGATTTCCATTGGCGTCGTTTTAAATCTCATAGTTTGATTTATAGAGAAGTGGTACTTAACAGTTTTGAATCTTTCCATCCAGAAATGAGTtatgtgtgttctttttaaagatacTGTCTTCATTTGGGTCTTTCACCTTTCTAGTTCAATGTAGACTTAGGGATTTTAGAGCTATTTGTCACGAATGGGCTCTTCTGAAATTACATATCCAACTACCACTGGCACATAGGAAAGCCGTCCATCTGTGTGTGCTCACCTGTTTGCTCCAACTGAATTCTCACTAGTTCTAATAGTTCTTCAGTTGATTCTCTTGGCTTTCTGGATAGAGTCAAATCATATCCTAGCAGTGGCAGTTTTATCCTGTCCTTTTCCTTGTGAATTATGGAGGCCAGGGCACCCTTCTTTGCTCCTCTCCTGGAATAGTTCTCATGTTTCATTATGAAAtatgtcttttgctttttggagctgcacctgtagcatatggagattcccaggctaggggtggaattagagctacagctgccggcctacgccacagccacagcaatgcaggatctgagccgtgtctgcgacctacaccacagttcacgcaacgccagatccttaactcactgagtgaggccaagggatcaaccccccaacctcatggttcctagtcggatttgtttccactgccccacaacaggaagtcctgaaGTTGTTTCCTTTATACCAGACCGtgagtgttttttttccctttattcagCATTGATAAATTTTGACATCTTTTGAGATAgtcaaaaattttgtttttcttatagtgCTGTTTTACATTTATTAGATTTCCTGGTGTTGAGCCGTCCTTACATTTTAATGTAAACTCTGcttagttttataattatttatttagcatttttcattattgaggccaatttcattttttcctttaatgaccTCCCTGTCCGTCCCATTTTGACAGCAGCATTATGCTAGCCTTATAGAATGGGTCTGAAAACACTTCATCTTTTTCTTGGGCTTAAATAACTTATAGAAAAGGAGTTGTGTCTTCAGGGTTTGATTGAATTGAGTTCTGAAAACATctgtgcttggagttcctgttgtggctcagtggtaatgaacccgactagtatccatgaggacgcgggtttgatccctggcctcattcagtgggttacagatccggcgttgctgtgagctgcggtataggtggcagacatggtcagatcctgagttgctgtggctgcggtataggctggcagctgctgctccaattcaacccctagcctgggaacttctatatgccacaggtgtggccctaagaagaccaaaaaaatccccacaaaaaccaaaaaactgtgcTTGATTCCTTTCTTAGAAGCAGTTTTTGACCTAAGCGTTCTATCCTTAAGTCAATTTTGGTAAGTCGTATTTTTTTAGAATCATACGTTTTACATATATTTAGCTttgtgggggggggcacacatAGTATTTGTGTCATTTGGAACTGTCATATAAGTGACAAAATCTACTATGAACTAGCAGAAGCAAACAAGGGCTCATTGGCTTGAGGTCCCAGAGCAGAGCTTTAGGGAGAGATGGCTTAGCCCAGCGTGACTCTGTCCGGGCTCTTGGTGATTTCTTGGATTATCTGCTCCTCGTGGTTGATCGATCCCTTTTCCCCTACAGCTGTTTTCTTCAGGAAGCTACGGTTCACACCCCGTCCTCAGGGACGGAGTTACTTCTTCAGGATTTCGGGGATGACTGCCTGGTCTCACTTAGGTCACTTGCCCTCTTCTGAGCAACCTCTGTGGCCAGGCTGAGTAGGGGAGTAAGACAAGGCGAGATGAGCCACCCTGACCCACGCGATGAGTGTTTCCCATGGAAGAGGGAGGTCCTTTTACCccagagtgggggcagggggcgagAGCAGATAAAGCCGCCAAACATTTGTCCCCtagtctgtattttattttctctgactaGCTTTGCCA comes from the Phacochoerus africanus isolate WHEZ1 chromosome 4, ROS_Pafr_v1, whole genome shotgun sequence genome and includes:
- the EIF1AD gene encoding probable RNA-binding protein EIF1AD, whose amino-acid sequence is MSQATKRKHVVKEVLGEHMVPSERQQIVRVLRTPGNNLHEVETAQGQRFLVSMPSKYRKNIWIKRGDFLIVDPIEEGEKVKAEISFVLCRDHVRALQKEGLWPQAFSEVAEKHDDNSNRQTQPELPAEPQLSEDESNSEDDSDLFVNTNRRQYRESEEESEEEEAA